GGGCTCGGTACGCATGTCCGCCTCCCGGTGCCGGTCGACGGCGCTTCGCATGTGCACCATCTCTACGTTGTGCGGTCGGACGACCCGGACGTGCTGGTGGAGACGCTGGCGGCCGCGGGCGTGCAGGCGCGCCGCTACTACGCCACGCCGGTGCACCGCCAGCCGGCGATGGAGCGCTACGCGGCGGGGGTGTCGCTGCCGGCCACCGAGGAGGCCGCGCGCTCCATCGTGGCGCTGCCGATGGGCCCGGAGCTCACGGATGAGCAGGTGGGGGAAGTGGTGGCGGCACTGACGCCATGACCCCCCTGGGCTGCCACGTTCCGGAGTTCGCCACCGTATGGGTGGTCAACTCCGGAATGCTGCCGTGAGTTGCCCGGCCTGCGGCGGCCCGCTCCAACCGTGGCGGCAGGTCGCGGCGGGTGAACCCTCCGACCCCAGCCTTTACTTGCTATGCCGTTGTTCCCGCTGCGGCACGGCGATCACAGAGGGCGGCGCGCCCGGAGCCGAGCTGTACGAGTCGGGCATCTACGCGCCCGGCGAGCCGCGGGCCGCCAAAGCGGTCCGCGCCATCCAGCGCGCCGTCATCGCCCAGCCCGTGCGCATGCTGCGCCGGGCCGGGGTGGCGCCCGGCGCGCGCGTGCTCGATGCGGGGGCGGGCCGCGGCCGCCTCGTGGCCGCCCTGGGCGCGGCGGGCTTCGACGCGCGGGGCATCGAGCCGAGCGCGCGCAGCGTGGCACAGGCCGTGGCGCCGGTGGAGCAGCGCACGATTGGCGAGCACTACGACGACGGCCTCGACGCCGTGGTGCTCTGGCACGTGCTCGAGCACCTCGACGACCCGGCGGCCGCGCTGCGCCGGATCGCCGGCTGGCTGCGCCCCGGGGGCATGCTGCTGCTGGGCGTGCCAAACGCCGCCTCGCTCCAGGCGCGGATCGGCGGCCCGGGCTGGCTGCACTTCGACGCCCCGCGCCATCGCACCCACTTCACGCCCGCGGGCCTCGACGCGATCCTCGCTGCCACCGGCTTCGCGCCGGCGCGGACCCACCACCTGGTGTGGGAGCACAACCTGCACGGCATGTGGATGGCGATGCTCACCCGCCTGGGCATGCGCCCCGGCTTCCCCTTCCACCTGCTCAAGCGCAACATCGACCCACGCCCGAAGGACCTGGCCCTGCTGGCGCTCGGCGTGCCGCTGGCGCCGCTCGCAACGGCCCTGGAGGCCGGCGCGGCCGCCGCGCGCCGCGGCGGGACCGTGGCGATCCTGGCCCGCCGCACATCGAACTGCTCTAGGGCGGAGCCCGGCGACCTTCAGCCCAGCCCGGCGTAGAGCGCCAGCAGCTCCGTCGTGAAGCGCTCCTGCGAGAAGCGCTCGCCGGCGCGGGCGATCAGCGCGTCGCCGTCGGCGCGGCGCCGGTGGGGGTCGTCCCACAGCGCGCGCATGGCGGCGGCCAGCGCCTGCGGGTCGTCGCGTGGCACGCAGCGCTGCTCGCCCACCAGCTCGGGCAGGGCGCCCGCCCGGGCGGCCACCACCGGCACTCCGGCGCCCATGGCCTCGAGCGCGGACAGGCCGAACGACTCCGACCCGCGGGTTGGCGCCACGAAGAGCGCCGCGCCTCGCCGCAGCCGCCGCAGCTCACGCCCGTCCACCCGGCCGAGCAGCTCCACCGGCGCGCGGCGGGCGGACACCAGGCGCCGCAGCGCGGGCCGCAGCGGCCCCTCCCCCGCCACCTTCAGCGGCACGCCCGCGATCGCCGCCGCCTCGACGGCCGTCTCGAACCCCTTCTCCGCGGCCAGGCGCCCGACCGCCAGCGCGTAGCCGCCGGTGTCGGCCTGCGAGGCGT
The sequence above is drawn from the Thermoleophilaceae bacterium genome and encodes:
- a CDS encoding class I SAM-dependent methyltransferase, translated to MLCRCSRCGTAITEGGAPGAELYESGIYAPGEPRAAKAVRAIQRAVIAQPVRMLRRAGVAPGARVLDAGAGRGRLVAALGAAGFDARGIEPSARSVAQAVAPVEQRTIGEHYDDGLDAVVLWHVLEHLDDPAAALRRIAGWLRPGGMLLLGVPNAASLQARIGGPGWLHFDAPRHRTHFTPAGLDAILAATGFAPARTHHLVWEHNLHGMWMAMLTRLGMRPGFPFHLLKRNIDPRPKDLALLALGVPLAPLATALEAGAAAARRGGTVAILARRTSNCSRAEPGDLQPSPA